Proteins encoded in a region of the Oncorhynchus clarkii lewisi isolate Uvic-CL-2024 chromosome 18, UVic_Ocla_1.0, whole genome shotgun sequence genome:
- the LOC139373413 gene encoding large ribosomal subunit protein uL5 → MRELRIRKLCMNICVGESGDRLTRAAKVLEQLTGQTPVFSKARYTVRSFGIRRNEKIAVHCTVRGAKAEEILEKGLKVREYELRKNNFSDTGNFGFGIQEHIDLGIKYDPSIGIYGLDFYVVLGRPGFSIADKKQKTGRIGFRHRIRKEEAMRWFQQKYDGIILPGK, encoded by the exons ATGCGTGAGCTTCGCATCCGCAAGCTCTGTATGAACATCTGTGTTGGGGAGAGTGGTGACCGACTGACCCGTGCTGCTAAGGTGCTTGAGCAGCTGACAGGACAGACGCCTGTCTTCTCCAAGG CCCGCTACACTGTGCGATCCTTCGGCATCCGCAGAAATGAAAAGATTGCTGTCCACTGTACCGTACGTGGAGCTAAGGCTGAGGAGATCCTGGAGAAGGGACTCAAG GTGCGTGAGTACGAGTTGAGGAAGAACAACTTCTCCGACACTGGGAACTTCGGCTTTGGCATCCAGGAACACATTGATCTGGGAATCAAGTACGACCCCAGCATCGGTATCTATGGACTGGACTTCTATGTC GTCCTTGGCAGACCTGGCTTCAGCATCGCTGACAAGAAGCAGAAAACCGGTCGCATCGGTTTCAGGCACCGTATCCGCAAAGAGGAGGCCATGCGCTGGTTCCAGCAGAAG TATGATGGGATCATCCTCCCCGGGAAGTAA
- the LOC139373400 gene encoding elongation factor 1-alpha: MGKEKIHINIVVIGHVDSGKSTTTGHLIYKCGGIDKRTIEKFEKEAAEMGKGSFKYAWVLDKLKAERERGITIDISLWKFETAKYYVTIIDAPGHRDFIKNMITGTSQADCAVLVVAGGVGEFEAGISKNGQTREHALLAYTLGVKQLIVGVNKMDSTEPPYSQKRFEEIQKEVSTYIKKIGYNPATVAFVPISGWHGDNMLEASPNMGWFKGWKVERKEGGANGVTLLEALDSILPPSRPTNKPLRLPLQDVYKIGGIGTVPVGRVETGTLKAGMIVTFAPANVTTEVKSVEMHHETLEAALPGDNVGFNVKNVSVKDIRRGNVAGDSKNDPPMEAGNFTAQVIILNHPGTISQGYAPVLDCHTAHIACKFSELKEKIDRRSGKKLEDNPKALKSGDAAIIVMVPGKPMCVESFAAYPPLGRFAVRDMRQTVAVGVIKAVDKKAASTGKVTKSAVKAAKAK, from the exons ATGGGAAAGGAAAAGATCCACATCAACATCGTGGTCATTGGCCATGTCGACTCCGGGAAGTCCACCACCACCGGCCATCTTATCTACAAATGCGGAGGCATTGACAAGAGAACCATTGAGAAGTTCGAGAAGGAGGCTGCTGAG ATGGGCAAAGGCTCTTTCAAGTATGCCTGGGTGCTGGACAAGCTGAAGGCTGAACGAGAGCGTGGTATCACCATCGACATTTCCTTGTGGAAGTTTGAGACCGCCAAGTACTACGTCACAATCATTGATGCCCCTGGACACAGAGACTTTATCAAGAACATGATCACCGGTACATCTCAG GCTGATTGCGCTGTGCTGGTCGTTGCTGGTGGTGTTGGTGAGTTTGAGGCCGGTATCTCAAAGAACGGGCAGACTCGTGAGCACGCTCTCCTGGCCTACACTCTGGGAGTGAAGCAGCTCATCGTTGGTGTCAACAAGATGGACTCCACAGAGCCCCCTTACAGCCAGAAGCGTTTTGAGGAGATCCAGAAGGAGGTCAGCACTTACATCAAGAAGATCGGCTATAACCCTGCCACCGTCGCCTTTGTGCCCATCTCTGGATGGCATGGGGACAACATGCTGGAAGCCAGCCCTAAC ATGGGCTGGTTCAAGGGATGGAAGGTTGAGCGTAAGGAGGGTGGCGCTAATGGTGTGACCCTTCTGGAGGCTCTGGACTCTATCCTGCCCCCCTCCCGCCCCACCAACAAGCCTCTCCGTCTGCCCCTGCAGGACGTCTACAAAATTGGAG GTATTGGAACAGTGCCCGTGGGCCGTGTGGAGACTGGAACCCTGAAGGCCGGTATGATCGTCACCTTCGCCCCCGCTAACGTCACCACTGAAGTCAAGTCTGTGGAGATGCACCACGAGACCCTGGAAGCGGCTCTCCCCGGTGACAACGTGGGCTTCAACGTCAAGAACGTGTCCGTCAAGGATATCCGTCGTGGCAACGTGGCTGGAGACAGCAAGAACGACCCTCCAATGGAGGCCGGCAACTTCACAGCTCAG GTCATCATCCTGAACCACCCGGGCACCATCTCCCAGGGCTATGCCCCCGTGCTGGATTGCCATACCGCTCACATCGCCTGCAAGTTCAGCGAGCTCAAGGAGAAGATCGACCGTCGTTCCGGCAAGAAGCTTGAGGACAACCCCAAGGCCCTGAAGTCTGGAGACGCCGCCATCATCGTCATGGTGCCAGGAAAGCCCATGTGTGTGGAGAGCTTCGCTGCCTACCCTCCCCTCG GTCGTTTTGCCGTGCGTGACATGAGGCAGACCGTGGCTGTTGGTGTCATCAAGGCCGTCGACAAGAAGGCTGCCAGCACTGGCAAGGTGACCAAGTCCGCCGTTAAGGCTGCCAAAGCTAAATGA
- the LOC139372597 gene encoding cyclic GMP-AMP synthase-like isoform X3: MNRTTPQRRSSSRRQTSVPSTPPREPQTIPQSWALAGTSSTPVDLQPSLGREAEEAQNPTPGYELAPITPELARWIRLRSQDLKLRQSDRQWAVNLVNHLRDSLLVFLKNSDEQPYFQSASVLNSGSYYEMVKIHNPNEFDMMLKLQSPSRLKMSELDQYHGLFYEVALSRPTRSHIRSFLLEDGLTISASKIIREMHRLVRKFISTYKAVPGNSWRWVVKRKRPNSPAVTLSLLEVDNGKEELLSVDVVPALEVPSSQSWPLAARAGPDVNNWLGKKTRRSLTHQTCFFVPKKPPGRNLSEAAKESWRISFSHIEKELIKTHGNKRTCCESSATKCCRKQCFKLLKCLIEGLKKRYPQELDALCSYHGKTVFLHTLSIRAQDSLWTPHHLPACFMHILGALEGHARSGLLPHFFVPSSNLFAALTFPRKALVFLTEALEEQRRQGLPLLMPPAPAPPLAVHSPSNSQSQPSIVVQQTHVIQPPIIQPPKVIETKALVKMFNILALVVALVCVVCYLCPSVVGK; encoded by the exons ATGAACAGAACCACACCTCAGAGGAGGTCATCCTCCAGGAGACAGACCTCAGTTCCATCCACACCCCCTAGAGAGCCCCAGACAATTCCTCAGTCATGGGCCCTCGCCGGGACCTCGTCCACCCCCGTCGACCTCCAACCTAGCCTgggcagagaggcagaggagg CCCAGAACCCCACACCAGGGTACGAGCTGGCCCCTATCACCCCAGAGCTGGCCCGCTGGATCAGGCTTCGGTCACAGGACCTCAAGCTCCGCCAGAGTGACCGCCAGTGGGCCGTGAACTTGGTCAACCATCTCCGGGACAGCCTGCTGGTCTTCCTCAAGAACAGTGACGAGCAGCCCTACTTCCAGTCAGCCTCTGTGCTCAACAGTGGTTCATACTACGAGATGGTTAAG ATACACAACCCAAATGAGTTTGACATGATGCTGAAGCTCCAGTCTCCTTCCCGCCTCAAAATGAGTGAGCTGGACCAATACCACGGCCTGTTCTACGAAGTCGCCCTATCCCGACCGACGCGTTCCCACATACGGTCTTTCCTATTGGAAGATGGGCTCACCATCTCAGCCAGCAAGATCATAAGGGAAATGCACCGTCTGGTCCGAAAGTTCATCAGCACCTACAAAG CAGTGCCTGGAAATAGCTGGCGTTGGGTTGTGAAGAGGAAGCGTCCAAACTCCCCAGCGGTGACCCTTTCCCTGTTGGAGGTGGATAATGGGAAAGAGGAACTACTTTCTGTGGATGTGGTGCCCGCCTTGGAAGTGCCCTCCTCACAGAGCTGGCCTCTGGCTGCCCGCGCAGGCCCAGATGTGAACAACTGGCTGGGGAAGAAGACCCGGCGCTCTCTCACCCACCAAACTTGCTTCTTTGTGCCCAAGAAACCGCCAGGGCGTAACCTCAGTGAGGCAGCTAAAG AGAGTTGGAGAATTTCCTTTTCTCACATAGAAAAGGAACTAATCAAGACTCATGGGAACAAGAGGACCTGCTGTGAGAGCTCTGCCACCAAGTGCTGCCG TAAGCAGTGCTTTAAGCTCCTCAAGTGTCTGATCGAGGGACTGAAGAAACGCTACCCTCAGGAGCTGGATGCTCTGTGCTCCTACCATGGGAAGACAGTCTTTCTACACACCCTTTCCATCAGGGCCCAGGACTCCCTGTGGACACCGCATCATCTGCCTGCCTGCTTCATGCACATCCTAGGGGCCCTGGAGGGCCACGCAAGGAGCGGCCTGCTACCCCACTTCTTTGTCCCCAGCTCCAACCTCTTCGCCGCACTGACCTTCCCACGCAAAGCTCTGGTGTTTCTGACTGAGGCtctggaggagcagaggagacagGGGCTTCCCCTTTTAATGCCCCCGGCTCCTGCCCCACCACTGGCAGTACACTCCCCCAGTAACTCCCAGTCCCAGCCATCCATTGTTGTACAGCAGACTCATGTTATCCAGCCTCCTATTATCCAGCCACCCAAAGTTATTGAGACAAAAGCTTTAGTGAAAATGTTCAACATTTTAGCTTTGGTTGTGGCTTTGGTCTGTGTTGTTTGTTACCTCTGCCCATCAGTGGTAGGAAAGTAG
- the LOC139373411 gene encoding kelch-like protein 31, whose translation MAPKKKANRTKKITSEPVVSQVTTVTTQMAGGVVVVEGVKKIEEMAALDIVQLNHFNLPLPPPVIKPGEKGLGLGCEVTRPLHGNALLEEVSRMRQERFLTDLELACKTKAFDVHKLVISSVSRYFREILAKDPGMKRLELPSLSPLGLANVITFAYLGRVHMSLYTIGCTVSAAATLQIPQLLQMCMDFLLAEMNVQTCVYVWNIAAAYGLFPVRDAARRFVLENFVAFTETPLFNQLTLEQIAAFLQEDSLLLPSEVTAFQLAMKWLDFDPKRQVHAAELLSHVRFETIPASELVSEIQPVARMMMDPHCHRLLVDAMNYHLLPYQQNTLQSRRTQVRGGQATLLTVGGRPSVTERALSRVVLWRDPREGVATWRHLSQLPAKSFNQCVAVMDGFLYVAGGEDQNDARNQAKHAVSTLSRYDPRFNTWLHLASMRQRRTHFSLVATGGRLYAIGGRNVEGLLATTESYLPSSNTWQLKTPMEVPRCCHASAVLPSGDILVTGGYINCAYSRSVACYNVETDTWSEKASLASPRGWHCSSTLGGKVYVVGGSQLGPSGDRVDVLSMEVFSPENGEWSRASPLPLGVSTAGLSALGEQLYLMGGWNEAEKRYKAAVQKYTPATDSWSMGEDLPEATVGVSCCALTLPPRHTPRRQQHHNTPATKEEQPQRKSHVVPQPITA comes from the exons ATGGCCCCCAAGAAGAAGGCCAATCGCACAAAGAAGATTACCTCGGAGCCAGTCGTCTCCCAGGTAACCACTGTCACCACACAGATGGCAGGAGGAGTAGTGGTGGTGGAAGGTGTGAAGAAGATCGAGGAGATGGCCGCACTGGACATCGTACAGCTTAACCATTTCAACCTCCCCCTGCCCCCTCCCGTCATCAAGCCCGGAGAGAAGGGCCTGGGCCTGGGCTGTGAAGTTACCCGCCCCCTCCACGGAAACGCCCTGCTGGAGGAGGTGAGCCGCATGCGCCAGGAGCGCTTCCTCACCGACCTGGAGCTGGCCTGTAAGACCAAGGCCTTTGACGTGCACAAGCTGGTCATTTCCTCCGTCAGCCGGTACTTCCGGGAGATCCTGGCCAAGGACCCCGGAATGAAGCGTCTAGAGTTACCTTCACTCTCCCCCCTCG GCCTGGCCAACGTGATCACCTTCGCCTACCTGGGCCGCGTCCACATGTCCCTGTACACCATCGGCTGCACTGTGTCCGCCGCTGCCACCCTCCAGATCCCCCAGTTGCTCCAGATGTGCATGGACTTCCTGCTGGCCGAGATGAACGTGCAGACGTGCGTTTACGTGTGGAACATCGCCGCCGCCTACGGCCTGTTTCCCGTGCGCGACGCGGCCCGCCGCTTTGTGCTGGAGAACTTTGTCGCGTTCACCGAGACGCCCCTGTTCAACCAGCTGACCCTGGAACAGATCGCAGCCTTCCTCCAGGAAGACAGCCTGCTGCTGCCTTCTGAAGTCACCGCCTTCCAG TTGGCCATGAAATGGCTGGACTTCGACCCCAAGCGTCAGGTGCACGCCGCCGAACTGCTGTCCCACGTGCGCTTCGAGACCATCCCTGCCAGCGAGCTGGTCAGCGAGATCCAGCCTGTGGCGAGAATGATGATGGACCCTCACTGCCACCGCCTGCTGGTGGACGCCATGAACTACCACCTGCTGCCCTACCAGCAGAACACGCTACAGTCTCGCCGCACACAGGTGCGTGGCGGACAGGCCACCCTTCTGACTGTTGGGGGGCGTCCCTCCGTCACCGAGCGGGCACTGAGTAGAGTG GTGCTATGGAGAGACCCACGTGAGGGTGTGGCCACCTGGCGCCACCTGTCCCAGCTGCCCGCTAAGAGCTTCAACCAGTGTGTGGCTGTGATGGACGGCTTCCTGTACGTGGCCGGAGGAGAGGACCAGAACGATGCACGCAACCAGGCCAAGCACGCTGTCAGCACCCTCAGCAG GTACGACCCTCGCTTCAACACCTGGCTGCATCTGGCTAGCATGCGCCAGCGCCGTACCCACTTCAGCCTGGTGGCCACTGGCGGGCGCCTGTACGCCATTGGCGGCCGCAACGTGGAGGGCCTGCTGGCCACCACCGAGAGCTACCTGCCCTCCTCCAACACCTGGCAGCTCAAGACGCCCATGGAGGTGCCACGTTGCTGCCACGCCAGTGCCGTGCTGCCCTCCGGAGACATCCTGGTGACCGGCGGCTACATCAACTGTGCCTACTCGCGCTCCGTGGCCTGCTACAACGTTGAGACGGACACCTGGAGTGAGAAGGCCAGCCTGGCGAGCCCCCGAGGATGGCACTGCTCCTCCACCCTGGGAGGGAAGGTGTACGTGGTGGGTGGTAGCCAGCTGGGCCCCAGCGGAGACCGTGTGGACGTCCTGTCTATGGAGGTGTTCTCCCCAGAGAACGGTGAGTGGAGCCGGGCCTCCCCCCTGCCCCTGGGCGTGAGCACGGCAGGCCTGTCGGCCCTCGGGGAACAGCTGTACCTGATGGGTGGCTGGAACGAGGCCGAGAAGCGCTACAAGGCGGCCGTGCAGAAGTACACCCCGGCAACAGACAGCTGGTCCATGGGGGAGGATCTGCCCGAGGCCACTGTGGGTGTATCCTGCTGCGCCCTGACCCTCCCACCCCGCCACACCCCCCGCAGGCAACAGCACCACAACACTCCAGCAACCAAGGAGGAACAGCCACAGAGAAAGAGCCATGTGGTCCCACAGCCCATCACTGCCTGA
- the LOC139372597 gene encoding cyclic GMP-AMP synthase-like isoform X1 yields the protein MNRTTPQRRSSSRRQTSVPSTPPREPQTIPQSWALAGTSSTPVDLQPSLGREAEEGGYLDKQDGDGAQNPTPGYELAPITPELARWIRLRSQDLKLRQSDRQWAVNLVNHLRDSLLVFLKNSDEQPYFQSASVLNSGSYYEMVKIHNPNEFDMMLKLQSPSRLKMSELDQYHGLFYEVALSRPTRSHIRSFLLEDGLTISASKIIREMHRLVRKFISTYKAVPGNSWRWVVKRKRPNSPAVTLSLLEVDNGKEELLSVDVVPALEVPSSQSWPLAARAGPDVNNWLGKKTRRSLTHQTCFFVPKKPPGRNLSEAAKESWRISFSHIEKELIKTHGNKRTCCESSATKCCRKQCFKLLKCLIEGLKKRYPQELDALCSYHGKTVFLHTLSIRAQDSLWTPHHLPACFMHILGALEGHARSGLLPHFFVPSSNLFAALTFPRKALVFLTEALEEQRRQGLPLLMPPAPAPPLAVHSPSNSQSQPSIVVQQTHVIQPPIIQPPKVIETKALVKMFNILALVVALVCVVCYLCPSVVGK from the exons ATGAACAGAACCACACCTCAGAGGAGGTCATCCTCCAGGAGACAGACCTCAGTTCCATCCACACCCCCTAGAGAGCCCCAGACAATTCCTCAGTCATGGGCCCTCGCCGGGACCTCGTCCACCCCCGTCGACCTCCAACCTAGCCTgggcagagaggcagaggagggtgGGTATCTGGACAAACAAGATGGAGATGGAG CCCAGAACCCCACACCAGGGTACGAGCTGGCCCCTATCACCCCAGAGCTGGCCCGCTGGATCAGGCTTCGGTCACAGGACCTCAAGCTCCGCCAGAGTGACCGCCAGTGGGCCGTGAACTTGGTCAACCATCTCCGGGACAGCCTGCTGGTCTTCCTCAAGAACAGTGACGAGCAGCCCTACTTCCAGTCAGCCTCTGTGCTCAACAGTGGTTCATACTACGAGATGGTTAAG ATACACAACCCAAATGAGTTTGACATGATGCTGAAGCTCCAGTCTCCTTCCCGCCTCAAAATGAGTGAGCTGGACCAATACCACGGCCTGTTCTACGAAGTCGCCCTATCCCGACCGACGCGTTCCCACATACGGTCTTTCCTATTGGAAGATGGGCTCACCATCTCAGCCAGCAAGATCATAAGGGAAATGCACCGTCTGGTCCGAAAGTTCATCAGCACCTACAAAG CAGTGCCTGGAAATAGCTGGCGTTGGGTTGTGAAGAGGAAGCGTCCAAACTCCCCAGCGGTGACCCTTTCCCTGTTGGAGGTGGATAATGGGAAAGAGGAACTACTTTCTGTGGATGTGGTGCCCGCCTTGGAAGTGCCCTCCTCACAGAGCTGGCCTCTGGCTGCCCGCGCAGGCCCAGATGTGAACAACTGGCTGGGGAAGAAGACCCGGCGCTCTCTCACCCACCAAACTTGCTTCTTTGTGCCCAAGAAACCGCCAGGGCGTAACCTCAGTGAGGCAGCTAAAG AGAGTTGGAGAATTTCCTTTTCTCACATAGAAAAGGAACTAATCAAGACTCATGGGAACAAGAGGACCTGCTGTGAGAGCTCTGCCACCAAGTGCTGCCG TAAGCAGTGCTTTAAGCTCCTCAAGTGTCTGATCGAGGGACTGAAGAAACGCTACCCTCAGGAGCTGGATGCTCTGTGCTCCTACCATGGGAAGACAGTCTTTCTACACACCCTTTCCATCAGGGCCCAGGACTCCCTGTGGACACCGCATCATCTGCCTGCCTGCTTCATGCACATCCTAGGGGCCCTGGAGGGCCACGCAAGGAGCGGCCTGCTACCCCACTTCTTTGTCCCCAGCTCCAACCTCTTCGCCGCACTGACCTTCCCACGCAAAGCTCTGGTGTTTCTGACTGAGGCtctggaggagcagaggagacagGGGCTTCCCCTTTTAATGCCCCCGGCTCCTGCCCCACCACTGGCAGTACACTCCCCCAGTAACTCCCAGTCCCAGCCATCCATTGTTGTACAGCAGACTCATGTTATCCAGCCTCCTATTATCCAGCCACCCAAAGTTATTGAGACAAAAGCTTTAGTGAAAATGTTCAACATTTTAGCTTTGGTTGTGGCTTTGGTCTGTGTTGTTTGTTACCTCTGCCCATCAGTGGTAGGAAAGTAG
- the LOC139373401 gene encoding elongation factor 1-alpha, oocyte form, whose amino-acid sequence MGKEKIHINIVVIGHVDSGKSTTTGHLIYKCGGIDKRTIEKFEKEAAEMGKGSFKYAWVLDKLKAERERGITIDISLWKFETGRYYVTIIDAPGHRDFIKNMITGTSQADCAVLVVAGGVGEFEAGISKNGQTREHALLAFTLGVKQLIVGVNKMDSTEPPYSQKRFEEIQKEVSTYIKKIGYNPATVAFVPISGWHGDNMLEASANMGWFKGWKVERKDGNANGVTLLEALDSILPPSRPTDKPLRLPLQDVYKIGGIGTVPVGRVETGTLKAGMIVTFAPANVTTEVKSVEMHHETLESAMPGDNVGFNVKNVSVKDIRRGNVAGDSKNDPPMEAGTFTAQVIILNHPGQISQGYAPVLDCHTAHIACKFSELKEKIDRRSGKKLEDAPKFLKSGDAAIVDMIPGKPMCVESFQEYPPLGRFAVRDMRQTVAVGVIKAVDKKAASSGKVTKSAVKAGKK is encoded by the exons ATGGGAAAGGAAAAGATCCACATCAACATCGTGGTCATTGGCCATGTCGACTCCGGGAAGTCCACCACCACCGGCCATCTGATCTACAAATGCGGAGGCATTGACAAGAGAACCATTGAGAAGTTCGAGAAGGAGGCTGCTGAG ATGGGCAAAGGCTCTTTCAAGTATGCCTGGGTGCTGGACAAGCTGAAGGCTGAGCGTGAGCGTGGTATCACGATTGACATTTCCCTGTGGAAGTTCGAGACCGGCAGGTACTACGTCACCATCATTGATGCCCCTGGGCACAGAGACTTCATCAAGAACATGATCACCGGTACATCTCAG GCTGATTGCGCTGTGCTTGTCGTTGCTGGTGGTGTTGGTGAGTTTGAGGCCGGTATCTCAAAGAACGGGCAGACTCGTGAGCACGCTCTCCTTGCTTTCACTCTGGGAGTGAAGCAGCTCATCGTTGGCGTCAACAAGATGGACTCCACAGAGCCCCCTTACAGCCAGAAGCGTTTTGAGGAGATCCAGAAGGAGGTCAGCACTTACATCAAGAAGATCGGCTATAACCCTGCCACCGTCGCCTTTGTGCCCATCTCTGGATGGCATGGGGACAACATGCTGGAAGCCAGCGCCAAC ATGGGCTGGTTCAAGGGATGGAAGGTCGAGCGTAAGGATGGTAACGCCAATGGTGTGACTCTGCTGGAGGCCCTGGACAGCATCCTGCCCCCATCCCGCCCCACAGACAAGCCCCTTCGTCTGCCCCTCCAGGATGTTTACAAAATCGGTG GTATTGGAACTGTACCTGTGGGCCGTGTGGAGACAGGCACCCTGAAGGCCGGTATGATCGTCACCTTCGCCCCCGCTAACGTCACCACTGAAGTCAAGTCTGTGGAGATGCACCACGAGACCCTGGAATCGGCTATGCCCGGTGACAACGTCGGATTCAACGTCAAGAACGTGTCCGTCAAGGATATCCGTCGTGGCAACGTAGCTGGAGACAGCAAGAATGACCCTCCAATGGAGGCTGGCACTTTCACTGCTCAA GTAATCATCCTGAACCACCCTGGCCAGATCTCCCAGGGCTATGCCCCTGTGCTGGATTGCCATACTGCTCACATCGCCTGCAAGTTCAGTGAGCTCAAGGAGAAGATCGACCGTCGGTCCGGCAAGAAGCTTGAAGATGCCCCCAAGTTCCTGAAGTCTGGAGATGCTGCTATCGTTGACATGATCCCCGGCAAGCCCATGTGTGTGGAGAGTTTCCAGGAATACCCCCCTCTTG GTCGTTTTGCTGTGCGTGACATGAGACAGACAGTCGCTGTCGGTGTCATCAAGGCTGTTGACAAGAAGGCCGCCTCAAGCGGCAAGGTCACAAAGTCTGCCGTTAAGGCCGGTAAAAAGTGA
- the LOC139372597 gene encoding cyclic GMP-AMP synthase-like isoform X2, whose product MNRTTPQRRSSSRRQTSVPSTPPREPQTIPQSWALAGTSSTPVDLQPSLGREAEEGGYLDKQDGDGAQNPTPGYELAPITPELARWIRLRSQDLKLRQSDRQWAVNLVNHLRDSLLVFLKNSDEQPYFQSASVLNSGSYYEMVKIHNPNEFDMMLKLQSPSRLKMSELDQYHGLFYEVALSRPTRSHIRSFLLEDGLTISASKIIREMHRLVRKFISTYKVPGNSWRWVVKRKRPNSPAVTLSLLEVDNGKEELLSVDVVPALEVPSSQSWPLAARAGPDVNNWLGKKTRRSLTHQTCFFVPKKPPGRNLSEAAKESWRISFSHIEKELIKTHGNKRTCCESSATKCCRKQCFKLLKCLIEGLKKRYPQELDALCSYHGKTVFLHTLSIRAQDSLWTPHHLPACFMHILGALEGHARSGLLPHFFVPSSNLFAALTFPRKALVFLTEALEEQRRQGLPLLMPPAPAPPLAVHSPSNSQSQPSIVVQQTHVIQPPIIQPPKVIETKALVKMFNILALVVALVCVVCYLCPSVVGK is encoded by the exons ATGAACAGAACCACACCTCAGAGGAGGTCATCCTCCAGGAGACAGACCTCAGTTCCATCCACACCCCCTAGAGAGCCCCAGACAATTCCTCAGTCATGGGCCCTCGCCGGGACCTCGTCCACCCCCGTCGACCTCCAACCTAGCCTgggcagagaggcagaggagggtgGGTATCTGGACAAACAAGATGGAGATGGAG CCCAGAACCCCACACCAGGGTACGAGCTGGCCCCTATCACCCCAGAGCTGGCCCGCTGGATCAGGCTTCGGTCACAGGACCTCAAGCTCCGCCAGAGTGACCGCCAGTGGGCCGTGAACTTGGTCAACCATCTCCGGGACAGCCTGCTGGTCTTCCTCAAGAACAGTGACGAGCAGCCCTACTTCCAGTCAGCCTCTGTGCTCAACAGTGGTTCATACTACGAGATGGTTAAG ATACACAACCCAAATGAGTTTGACATGATGCTGAAGCTCCAGTCTCCTTCCCGCCTCAAAATGAGTGAGCTGGACCAATACCACGGCCTGTTCTACGAAGTCGCCCTATCCCGACCGACGCGTTCCCACATACGGTCTTTCCTATTGGAAGATGGGCTCACCATCTCAGCCAGCAAGATCATAAGGGAAATGCACCGTCTGGTCCGAAAGTTCATCAGCACCTACAAAG TGCCTGGAAATAGCTGGCGTTGGGTTGTGAAGAGGAAGCGTCCAAACTCCCCAGCGGTGACCCTTTCCCTGTTGGAGGTGGATAATGGGAAAGAGGAACTACTTTCTGTGGATGTGGTGCCCGCCTTGGAAGTGCCCTCCTCACAGAGCTGGCCTCTGGCTGCCCGCGCAGGCCCAGATGTGAACAACTGGCTGGGGAAGAAGACCCGGCGCTCTCTCACCCACCAAACTTGCTTCTTTGTGCCCAAGAAACCGCCAGGGCGTAACCTCAGTGAGGCAGCTAAAG AGAGTTGGAGAATTTCCTTTTCTCACATAGAAAAGGAACTAATCAAGACTCATGGGAACAAGAGGACCTGCTGTGAGAGCTCTGCCACCAAGTGCTGCCG TAAGCAGTGCTTTAAGCTCCTCAAGTGTCTGATCGAGGGACTGAAGAAACGCTACCCTCAGGAGCTGGATGCTCTGTGCTCCTACCATGGGAAGACAGTCTTTCTACACACCCTTTCCATCAGGGCCCAGGACTCCCTGTGGACACCGCATCATCTGCCTGCCTGCTTCATGCACATCCTAGGGGCCCTGGAGGGCCACGCAAGGAGCGGCCTGCTACCCCACTTCTTTGTCCCCAGCTCCAACCTCTTCGCCGCACTGACCTTCCCACGCAAAGCTCTGGTGTTTCTGACTGAGGCtctggaggagcagaggagacagGGGCTTCCCCTTTTAATGCCCCCGGCTCCTGCCCCACCACTGGCAGTACACTCCCCCAGTAACTCCCAGTCCCAGCCATCCATTGTTGTACAGCAGACTCATGTTATCCAGCCTCCTATTATCCAGCCACCCAAAGTTATTGAGACAAAAGCTTTAGTGAAAATGTTCAACATTTTAGCTTTGGTTGTGGCTTTGGTCTGTGTTGTTTGTTACCTCTGCCCATCAGTGGTAGGAAAGTAG